The following proteins come from a genomic window of Mariniflexile sp. TRM1-10:
- a CDS encoding glycoside hydrolase family 13 protein — protein sequence MLLFMDMLGHAQLERVEPLNWWVGFNNTQLQLLVKHPNISEAIPSILYKGVTVKKVHKADSPNYLFIDLEIDKTTKAGTFDIVFKFKNGNEIKQPYQFKARPKPAENYVGFNSSDAVYLMTPDRFANGDPSNDINQSLLEKNIDRTNDYARHGGDIKGITNHLDYIEDLGFTAIWPCPLLINDMPQSSYHGYAMTDFYEIDPRFGTLTDYIELSHAAEKKGIKLIMDQVANHCGIEHWWMKDLPFKDWVNYQKNYEDNKANWNDKVTITSNHRRTTNQDRYASKNDHKEMVNGWFVSGMPDLNQRNPFMATYIIQNSIWWIETAGLGGIRQDTYPYPDKDFMSQWAGAIMNEYPKFSIVGEEWSTNPLLIGYWQKGADNKDGYQSNLKSPMDFAMQHQIVNGLNERESWDTGLIKMYEGLANDFYYATPKDIMIFPDNHDMSRIFTQLKEDVTNTKMALSYILTLPRIPQIYYGTEILMNDTAKPGDHGLIRTDFPGGWQGDAVNAFTGEGLNDAQKDMQSFMKKVLNYRKTSKAIHDGKTIHFAPFIGTYLLFRIIDGETVAVIINKNDSPITINLKRYDEIGLKGKTLKNIVTNETFVWKDDMVLNSKGITILSTKI from the coding sequence ATGCTTCTATTTATGGACATGTTAGGACATGCCCAATTAGAACGGGTTGAGCCATTAAATTGGTGGGTTGGCTTTAACAATACCCAATTGCAATTGTTGGTAAAACATCCAAATATTTCTGAAGCAATACCTAGCATATTGTATAAAGGTGTTACTGTTAAAAAAGTTCATAAAGCCGATAGTCCTAATTATTTATTTATCGATTTAGAAATAGATAAAACTACTAAAGCAGGAACATTTGATATCGTATTTAAGTTTAAAAATGGCAATGAAATAAAACAGCCTTACCAATTTAAAGCAAGACCAAAACCCGCAGAAAATTATGTTGGATTTAATAGTTCGGATGCTGTTTATTTAATGACGCCCGACAGGTTTGCAAATGGAGACCCATCTAATGATATAAACCAAAGTTTACTGGAAAAAAACATCGATAGAACCAATGATTATGCAAGGCACGGTGGTGACATTAAAGGCATTACAAATCATTTAGATTATATTGAAGATTTGGGCTTTACGGCTATATGGCCATGCCCATTACTAATTAATGATATGCCTCAAAGCTCATATCATGGTTATGCCATGACTGATTTTTATGAAATAGACCCACGTTTTGGAACACTGACTGACTATATAGAATTATCTCATGCTGCAGAAAAAAAGGGGATTAAATTAATTATGGATCAAGTGGCAAATCATTGTGGTATAGAACATTGGTGGATGAAAGATTTACCTTTTAAAGACTGGGTAAATTATCAAAAAAACTATGAAGATAATAAAGCTAATTGGAATGATAAAGTAACCATTACATCCAATCACAGGCGAACCACAAACCAAGATAGATACGCTTCAAAAAATGACCATAAAGAAATGGTTAATGGTTGGTTTGTTTCTGGAATGCCCGATTTAAACCAACGCAATCCATTTATGGCCACATACATTATTCAAAATAGTATTTGGTGGATAGAAACGGCTGGTTTAGGTGGTATTCGTCAAGATACCTATCCATATCCAGATAAAGATTTTATGAGCCAATGGGCAGGAGCTATTATGAATGAATATCCAAAATTCAGTATTGTCGGTGAAGAATGGAGCACAAACCCACTACTCATTGGTTATTGGCAAAAGGGCGCTGACAACAAGGATGGGTATCAGTCCAATTTAAAATCACCTATGGATTTCGCCATGCAACACCAAATAGTGAATGGGTTGAATGAAAGAGAAAGTTGGGATACCGGCTTAATTAAAATGTATGAAGGGTTGGCAAACGATTTTTATTATGCAACTCCTAAAGACATTATGATTTTTCCAGATAACCATGATATGAGTCGCATTTTTACCCAATTGAAAGAAGATGTAACCAATACCAAAATGGCACTGAGTTACATCTTAACATTACCTAGAATTCCACAAATATATTACGGTACCGAAATTTTAATGAATGATACTGCAAAACCAGGTGATCACGGCTTAATACGTACCGATTTTCCTGGAGGATGGCAAGGAGATGCCGTAAATGCATTTACTGGCGAAGGCTTAAACGATGCCCAAAAGGACATGCAGTCGTTTATGAAAAAAGTGTTGAACTATCGTAAAACCAGCAAAGCCATCCATGATGGAAAAACCATTCATTTTGCACCGTTTATAGGGACTTATTTATTGTTTAGAATTATTGATGGAGAAACAGTTGCTGTAATAATAAATAAAAACGATAGTCCGATAACAATCAATTTGAAACGTTATGATGAAATTGGTTTAAAAGGTAAAACTTTAAAAAATATTGTAACTAACGAAACTTTTGTTTGGAAAGATGACATGGTATTAAACTCAAAAGGAATCACCATTTTATCAACTAAAATTTAA
- a CDS encoding alpha-amylase family glycosyl hydrolase, with protein sequence MNQSLTYISRLVFIVFLGLLGCNGEKKADISQEPSVSDNQKKQVVYQVFTRLFGNTNTNNKPWGTIEENGVGKFNDFTDKALKEIKDLGVTYIWYTGVPHHDVITDYSKYGISNDDPDVVKGRAGSPYAVKDYYNVNPDLAVNVENRLQEFRDLIGRTHTAGLKVIIDMVPNHVARNYQGLTNPKGVDDFGASDDKSKVYHVNNNFYYNPNDAFKVPVWEQGYTPLGDEKHPLEDHAFYENPAKWTGNGSRLAQPNPNDWYETVKINYGVSPEGKKDFDELPAGFENKDYKKHVEFWKDKTVPNSWKKFRDIALYWIDFGVDGFRYDMAEMVPVEFWSYMNSSIKMKNPNAFLMAEVYNPSLYRDYIKKGKMDYLYDKVQLYDTIKHIMQGYGKTDHIPAIQNELKDIEHHMLHFLENHDEQRIASPEFAGSAEKGKPAMVVSATISTSPTMVYFGQELGEPGAENAGFGQPSRTSIFDYIGVPHLQRWVNNKQFDGGQSTEAEKSLRDFYKRLLNFTINSSALTGNYRDIHLFNRKNTEDYSDKVLSFIRWSPDEKLIIVSNFDADNSQEFQLKIPQDIIKAWDLVDGNYKVKDELYKAFSSAIVVKNGVGSIKIKLESLESFILKVY encoded by the coding sequence ATGAATCAATCTTTAACTTACATCTCACGTCTTGTTTTTATTGTATTTTTAGGATTACTTGGCTGTAATGGTGAAAAGAAAGCTGATATATCCCAAGAACCATCAGTTTCAGATAACCAAAAGAAGCAAGTGGTTTATCAGGTATTTACACGTTTATTTGGTAATACAAATACAAACAATAAACCTTGGGGCACCATAGAAGAAAATGGTGTGGGTAAGTTTAACGACTTTACAGACAAGGCATTAAAGGAAATTAAGGATTTAGGTGTAACGTATATTTGGTACACAGGTGTACCACACCACGATGTCATTACAGATTATAGTAAATATGGCATTTCTAACGACGACCCCGATGTGGTAAAAGGACGTGCAGGGTCGCCTTACGCCGTAAAAGATTATTACAATGTAAATCCAGATTTAGCTGTAAATGTTGAAAACAGATTGCAAGAGTTTCGAGATTTAATTGGTAGAACCCACACAGCAGGATTAAAAGTGATTATTGATATGGTGCCAAATCATGTAGCCCGAAATTACCAAGGTTTAACCAACCCAAAAGGGGTGGATGATTTTGGTGCTTCAGACGATAAATCGAAGGTTTATCATGTAAATAACAACTTTTATTACAATCCGAATGACGCTTTTAAAGTGCCAGTATGGGAACAAGGTTATACACCTTTAGGGGATGAAAAACATCCGTTAGAAGATCATGCATTTTATGAAAATCCTGCAAAATGGACAGGTAATGGTTCGCGATTAGCTCAACCCAATCCAAACGATTGGTACGAAACCGTTAAAATTAATTACGGTGTTTCGCCAGAAGGCAAAAAAGACTTTGACGAATTACCAGCAGGTTTTGAAAATAAGGATTATAAAAAGCATGTTGAATTTTGGAAAGATAAAACGGTTCCAAATTCTTGGAAAAAATTCAGGGATATTGCACTGTATTGGATAGATTTTGGTGTCGATGGTTTCCGTTACGACATGGCAGAAATGGTGCCTGTTGAGTTTTGGAGCTATATGAATTCCAGTATCAAAATGAAAAACCCAAACGCTTTTTTAATGGCAGAAGTGTACAACCCAAGTTTATACAGAGATTACATTAAAAAAGGAAAAATGGATTATTTGTATGATAAAGTACAGTTGTATGACACCATAAAACATATTATGCAAGGTTATGGAAAAACCGATCATATTCCGGCTATTCAAAATGAATTAAAAGATATTGAGCATCACATGTTGCACTTTTTAGAGAACCATGACGAGCAGCGTATTGCAAGTCCCGAATTTGCGGGAAGTGCAGAAAAAGGAAAACCGGCCATGGTGGTTTCTGCTACAATAAGCACTTCGCCAACTATGGTCTATTTTGGACAGGAATTGGGCGAGCCAGGTGCCGAAAATGCCGGTTTTGGGCAGCCTTCCAGAACGTCTATTTTTGATTATATTGGAGTGCCCCATTTACAGCGTTGGGTTAATAACAAACAGTTTGACGGCGGACAATCAACCGAAGCCGAAAAATCATTGCGGGATTTTTACAAACGCCTGTTAAATTTCACGATTAATAGTTCGGCATTAACGGGAAACTATCGAGATATTCATCTATTCAATAGAAAAAATACTGAAGATTATAGTGATAAGGTATTGTCTTTTATACGTTGGAGTCCTGATGAAAAATTAATCATTGTTTCAAATTTTGATGCCGATAACAGTCAGGAATTCCAATTAAAAATACCTCAGGATATTATTAAAGCATGGGATTTAGTAGATGGAAATTATAAAGTTAAGGACGAATTATATAAAGCGTTTTCGTCCGCTATTGTAGTTAAAAATGGTGTTGGAAGCATCAAAATAAAATTGGAAAGCTTAGAATCTTTTATTTTAAAAGTATATTAA
- a CDS encoding YceI family protein, translating to MNSNKKTYKRVLSLMALFILTCHLIQAQQFNLINKESSLTVLGTSSLHDWHITAEQQSGKIIFKNLETGDVDKCTVDIAVESLKSGKSSMDKNTYKALNSSSYKTISFQLIEVKETLNKGNGKFTVKADGDLTISGVKKRIPLEFTLNIVGNKITLTGEKKIKMTDFKIDPPKALLGTITTGDDITIKFSTIFK from the coding sequence ATGAATTCAAATAAAAAAACATACAAAAGAGTTTTAAGCTTGATGGCTCTTTTTATTTTAACATGTCATTTAATTCAAGCGCAACAATTCAATTTAATAAACAAAGAATCTTCATTAACCGTTTTAGGAACTTCAAGTTTACATGATTGGCACATTACTGCCGAACAACAAAGCGGAAAAATAATTTTTAAAAACCTTGAAACAGGCGATGTTGATAAATGCACAGTTGATATAGCTGTAGAAAGCTTAAAAAGTGGCAAATCTTCTATGGATAAAAATACTTATAAAGCTTTAAACTCAAGTTCTTATAAAACAATTTCTTTTCAATTGATCGAGGTTAAAGAAACTTTAAACAAAGGAAACGGCAAGTTTACAGTAAAAGCAGATGGCGACTTAACCATTTCGGGTGTTAAGAAACGCATTCCTTTAGAGTTTACTTTAAACATTGTGGGAAATAAAATAACGCTTACTGGTGAAAAAAAAATTAAGATGACCGACTTTAAGATTGATCCACCAAAGGCATTATTAGGTACCATAACAACAGGCGATGATATAACAATCAAATTTTCAACCATATTTAAATAA
- a CDS encoding YceI family protein has protein sequence MIIKRIIFLISIVTALAFTTRDSTIKSTSVIITTESSLVVRGTTNVNTFSCVFNINKFKNPIHVNYCVEGAKMVFKKTALVLDNNCFDCGGKGINSDFQKILKTDKYPQITLFLKEITPLENTLDVQASINIEIAGIVKAYKIPVKVKKNNDMLITGDLAISLDDYGLEAPKKMFGLISVDDTIEIFFQLAVREK, from the coding sequence ATGATTATCAAGAGGATTATATTTTTAATCTCTATAGTGACCGCATTGGCTTTTACAACTAGAGATTCAACAATTAAAAGTACATCGGTTATTATAACTACTGAGAGTTCTTTGGTAGTTAGAGGAACAACCAATGTTAATACCTTTTCTTGTGTATTTAATATTAATAAATTTAAAAATCCCATTCACGTAAACTATTGTGTTGAAGGTGCTAAAATGGTTTTCAAAAAAACTGCTTTAGTTTTAGATAATAATTGTTTTGATTGTGGGGGTAAGGGAATAAATAGTGATTTTCAAAAAATTTTAAAAACAGATAAGTATCCTCAAATAACATTGTTTCTAAAGGAGATTACGCCATTAGAAAACACATTGGATGTTCAAGCATCCATAAATATAGAAATTGCAGGGATTGTTAAAGCCTATAAAATTCCTGTAAAAGTCAAAAAAAATAATGACATGCTTATCACGGGAGACTTGGCAATAAGCTTGGACGATTATGGCTTAGAAGCACCAAAAAAAATGTTCGGGCTTATTTCTGTAGATGATACAATTGAAATTTTTTTTCAATTAGCAGTTCGAGAAAAATAG
- a CDS encoding GIN domain-containing protein: protein MIKPYITTLVLLFCFATAAQNPEKVRGNKIVTIIQTEINPFHTIIVDEDFDIEIIYNKVPSVTIETDENLHEFIKFDVVNGVLSFNKTTRIVTKKRLNITVNHDDSLNTIKVTDSGEILSLTTMNLANAILITEGASRAGLTIKTTDFEFQCQGKSKVRLNLTCENAKLSLSDNSKLEALIYSPITNIDLYQRAHATIEGETNEFRLRTDNYSQFNGKNFTAHICSTLNEISSDAYLEVTDTVTIDASGSSSVYLYGNPKIIVNKLSDTSKLQKKEK, encoded by the coding sequence ATGATTAAACCATATATTACCACCCTTGTTTTGCTGTTTTGTTTCGCTACCGCGGCACAAAATCCTGAAAAAGTAAGAGGAAATAAAATTGTTACCATTATACAAACCGAAATCAATCCGTTTCACACTATTATAGTTGATGAAGATTTTGACATTGAAATCATTTATAACAAGGTGCCTTCCGTAACTATTGAAACCGATGAAAACCTACATGAATTTATAAAGTTTGATGTTGTTAACGGTGTTTTATCCTTTAATAAAACGACAAGAATAGTCACAAAAAAACGCTTGAATATTACTGTGAATCACGATGATAGTTTAAACACTATTAAAGTCACCGATTCTGGTGAAATTCTATCATTAACAACCATGAATTTGGCTAACGCTATACTTATAACGGAAGGGGCATCAAGAGCAGGATTAACTATAAAAACGACCGATTTTGAGTTTCAATGCCAAGGTAAGTCCAAAGTAAGACTTAATTTAACCTGCGAAAACGCTAAACTGTCATTATCTGATAACAGTAAATTAGAGGCATTAATTTATTCACCAATTACAAACATAGATTTATACCAACGTGCTCACGCAACAATTGAAGGAGAAACCAATGAATTTAGGCTAAGAACCGATAATTACTCACAATTTAATGGTAAAAATTTTACTGCCCATATCTGTAGCACGTTAAATGAAATATCCAGCGATGCCTATTTGGAAGTAACCGATACAGTAACCATAGATGCTTCGGGTAGTAGTAGCGTGTACCTATATGGCAACCCAAAAATTATAGTAAATAAACTTAGTGATACTTCTAAGCTTCAAAAAAAGGAAAAATAA
- a CDS encoding head GIN domain-containing protein, which yields MTTLAKIIVATLISLSLFSCNFDININSGIEGNGNVTIKKRNINQPFSAIKATEGLNVYVTQSDNEDISVEADENLQDIIITEVVDNVLKIHTKKNIGKCTSKKVLVSFKTISNIKATSGSNVKSTNTLAIKHLDLETSSGSNVDLSINAANLNCKSSSGSSLKLSGKTIKLTAEASSGSTIKAKDMEAQSSYAKASSGANITVNTSKELTAKASSGGHITYLGNPEKVTKTDSVSGSITKQ from the coding sequence ATGACAACTTTAGCAAAAATTATAGTAGCTACCCTCATTAGTTTAAGTTTATTTTCTTGCAATTTTGATATAAACATAAACTCAGGCATTGAAGGAAACGGTAATGTAACCATTAAAAAAAGAAACATTAACCAACCTTTTAGTGCCATAAAAGCTACCGAAGGTTTAAATGTATATGTAACACAAAGCGACAACGAAGACATCAGCGTTGAAGCCGATGAAAATCTACAGGACATTATTATAACCGAAGTTGTCGATAATGTTTTGAAAATTCACACCAAAAAAAATATAGGCAAATGCACCTCAAAAAAAGTATTGGTAAGCTTTAAAACTATTTCCAACATTAAAGCTACAAGTGGCAGCAATGTAAAATCCACAAACACCCTTGCTATAAAACATTTAGATTTAGAAACTAGCAGTGGCAGTAATGTCGATTTAAGTATTAACGCCGCCAATCTAAACTGTAAATCTTCCAGTGGTAGCAGTTTAAAACTATCTGGAAAAACCATTAAGCTTACTGCCGAAGCCTCAAGCGGCAGCACTATAAAAGCTAAAGATATGGAAGCCCAATCCAGTTATGCAAAAGCCTCAAGTGGAGCCAATATTACGGTAAACACTTCAAAAGAATTAACAGCGAAAGCAAGCAGTGGAGGCCATATTACCTATTTGGGAAATCCTGAAAAAGTAACTAAAACCGATAGTGTTTCTGGTAGTATAACGAAACAATAA
- a CDS encoding PspC domain-containing protein, whose protein sequence is MNKTVNINLAGTFFHIDEDAYLKLQRYLEAIKRSFTDSQGRTEIIADIEARIAELFSERVQNDKQVIRIKEVDEVISIMGQPEDYLVDDEIFEDEPQPSYQRKSSSSKKLFRDTDNSYIGGVASGLGHYLGIDAVWVRLLWILLTIGSGGTFILIYILFWILVPEAKTTAEKIMMTGEPVNISNIEKKIKDGFDTVSETVSDVAKNVTDSVSGAAKNVSDAAKKVDLQKQGSRIKSNSKSFFDTLADVIMFFLKIFAKFIGIILILVGAFALISLIISWLSLGVADIVHIPGMDFVNIAIAGNSPVWLASLLAFFAIGIPFFFLFYLGLKILVNNLKSIGNIAKFTLLGLWLFSIIGLIVIGLREASEHAFNEHVIEKQALFITANDTLEIKMAENDLLRNRHHRHDSFKVANNENGEKTIYNSDISITVKSTTDSLATISIEKSADGRNYDKAIERAKNIHYNYVLKGNMLELDSYLSTDAKNRFSDQEIVVILYLPEGSVVKFSNNTRRYLSYDIDSNYVNQYLNITEDGLVCNDCDDEFEIDVDTPNVKIDESGIEIKGDKSSLKIDNKGINAESEDVKVNINSEGVSVKSEN, encoded by the coding sequence ATGAATAAAACAGTCAACATAAATTTAGCAGGTACATTCTTCCACATTGATGAAGATGCGTACTTAAAACTGCAACGCTATCTTGAGGCTATAAAACGTTCATTTACAGACTCTCAAGGTCGTACTGAAATTATTGCAGATATCGAAGCACGTATCGCCGAACTTTTTAGTGAACGCGTTCAAAACGATAAACAAGTCATTCGCATTAAGGAAGTTGATGAAGTTATATCCATCATGGGGCAACCAGAAGATTATTTGGTTGATGATGAAATTTTCGAGGACGAACCACAACCATCGTATCAAAGAAAATCATCAAGTTCAAAAAAACTATTTAGAGATACCGACAACTCATATATTGGCGGTGTTGCTTCAGGACTGGGGCATTACTTAGGTATTGACGCCGTATGGGTACGTTTACTTTGGATTTTGCTCACCATTGGTTCGGGTGGTACTTTCATACTTATTTATATTCTGTTCTGGATTTTAGTTCCCGAAGCTAAAACAACTGCCGAAAAAATAATGATGACAGGCGAACCTGTAAACATTAGCAACATAGAAAAAAAAATTAAAGATGGTTTTGATACTGTTTCAGAAACGGTATCGGACGTCGCTAAAAATGTCACAGACTCTGTTTCTGGTGCTGCTAAGAATGTATCGGACGCAGCAAAAAAAGTCGATCTTCAAAAGCAAGGAAGCAGAATTAAATCGAACTCAAAATCATTTTTTGACACGTTAGCAGATGTCATCATGTTTTTCCTTAAAATATTTGCAAAGTTTATAGGAATCATCTTAATATTAGTGGGTGCCTTTGCCCTAATATCATTAATAATTAGTTGGCTTTCATTAGGCGTTGCCGATATTGTACACATACCAGGAATGGATTTTGTAAATATTGCCATTGCAGGAAACTCACCGGTTTGGTTGGCTTCTTTATTAGCCTTTTTCGCTATCGGAATTCCTTTCTTTTTCCTTTTCTATTTAGGTTTGAAAATTCTTGTGAACAACTTAAAATCTATTGGAAACATTGCAAAATTCACCCTTTTAGGCTTGTGGTTATTCTCAATCATCGGATTAATAGTCATTGGGTTAAGAGAAGCAAGCGAACATGCATTTAACGAGCATGTTATAGAAAAACAAGCGCTTTTTATTACTGCCAATGATACCTTAGAAATTAAAATGGCTGAAAATGATTTATTAAGAAACCGCCACCACAGGCACGATTCGTTTAAAGTAGCAAATAATGAAAACGGTGAAAAAACTATTTACAATTCAGATATTAGCATCACTGTTAAATCTACAACCGATTCTTTAGCCACGATTAGTATAGAAAAAAGTGCCGATGGCAGAAATTATGACAAAGCCATAGAACGTGCTAAAAACATACATTATAATTACGTTTTAAAAGGAAATATGCTCGAATTGGATTCTTATTTATCAACGGATGCAAAAAACAGATTCAGTGACCAAGAGATCGTTGTGATTCTTTATTTACCAGAAGGTTCCGTGGTGAAATTCAGTAACAATACCAGACGCTATTTAAGCTATGACATAGATTCAAATTATGTAAATCAATACTTAAATATTACTGAAGACGGTCTAGTATGTAATGATTGTGATGATGAATTTGAAATAGACGTGGATACGCCCAACGTGAAAATTGATGAAAGTGGTATTGAAATTAAGGGCGACAAAAGCAGTTTAAAAATTGACAACAAAGGCATTAATGCCGAATCGGAAGACGTTAAGGTAAATATTAATTCGGAAGGCGTTAGTGTTAAATCAGAAAACTAA